Proteins encoded within one genomic window of Arachis ipaensis cultivar K30076 chromosome B08, Araip1.1, whole genome shotgun sequence:
- the LOC107611224 gene encoding uncharacterized protein LOC107611224 — MEIQRAQQVERKLQKLLQPVGDKRREEFTKDGERLWRDKGRVCNLDVESLRQDLLLGDHYSGFSVHHGSTKIYCNLKKMFWWPGMKGDVATVASYCLTCQKTKIEHQKPSGMIHPLEIPQWKWDIMRFG, encoded by the coding sequence ATGGAAATTCAGAGGGCTCAGCAAGTTGAGCGGAAGCTTCAGAAATTGTTGCAACCAGTTGGTGATAAAAGGCGTGAGGAATTCACTAAAGATGGTGAAAGATTGTGGAGAGATAAGGGGAGAGTTTGCAATCTGGATGTCGAAAGTTTGAGACAAGACTTGTTGTTGGGGGATCACTACAGTGGATTTTCTGTTCATCACGGAAGCACGAAGATATATTGTAACTTAAaaaagatgttctggtggcctgggatgaaaggtgatgtagctaCAGTGGCATCCTACTGTTTGACATGTCAGAAGAcgaagatagagcatcagaagCCGTCAGGCATGATACATCctcttgagattcctcagtggaagtgggatATTATGCGGTTTGGGTGA